A single region of the Pseudomonas granadensis genome encodes:
- a CDS encoding Fe2+-dependent dioxygenase, with product MLLHIPGLFAKEEVQRIRQALEQADWADGKITAGFQSAKAKHNLQLPEGHPLAKEIGAAMLERLWKNPLFMSAALPHKVFPPLINCYTAGGSFDFHIDNAVRQPKGSIERVRTDLSATLFFSEPEDYDGGELEIQDTYGTQRVKLPAGDMVLYPGTSLHKVNAVTRGARYASFFWTQSLVREDSQRALLFEMDGAIQQLTNDVPDHPSLIRLTGTYHNLLRRWVEV from the coding sequence ATGCTGCTGCACATTCCCGGACTGTTCGCCAAAGAAGAGGTGCAACGCATTCGCCAGGCGTTGGAGCAGGCCGACTGGGCCGATGGCAAGATCACCGCAGGCTTTCAATCGGCCAAGGCCAAGCACAATCTGCAACTGCCCGAAGGTCATCCTCTGGCCAAGGAGATCGGCGCGGCAATGCTGGAGCGGCTATGGAAAAACCCGTTGTTCATGTCGGCCGCGCTGCCGCACAAGGTCTTCCCACCGTTGATCAACTGCTACACGGCCGGTGGCAGTTTCGATTTCCACATCGACAACGCCGTGCGCCAACCCAAGGGCAGCATCGAGCGCGTGCGCACCGATCTGTCGGCCACGCTGTTTTTCAGTGAGCCGGAAGATTACGACGGCGGCGAGCTGGAGATTCAGGACACCTACGGCACCCAGCGAGTGAAGCTGCCCGCCGGCGACATGGTGTTGTATCCGGGCACCAGTCTGCACAAGGTCAACGCCGTCACTCGCGGCGCGCGTTATGCGTCGTTTTTCTGGACGCAAAGTCTGGTACGCGAGGACAGTCAGCGCGCGTTGCTGTTCGAAATGGACGGCGCGATTCAGCAGCTCACCAACGACGTGCCCGACCATCCCTCGCTGATCCGCCTCACCGGCACCTATCACAACCTGTTGCGACGCTGGGTCGAGGTATGA
- a CDS encoding tetratricopeptide repeat protein, with translation MSFQLRREEMLDVADLAVMLEESPGRAAQAILLAAGEGEVEAQALLGQILLDGRGIAQDQPLALRWFGIAAGRGHLMARNMLGRCHEHGWGCVTDASMAAQHYRIAAEAGLDWAMYNLANLLATGRGIVQNQAQALDLYRRAAESGHAKSMNLLGRYLEEGQHCPQDLRAASEWYRCAAESGDFRGQFSHAALLAEAGQIEDALGWLGKALTAGNESFLRVAGESLMNAGHPRIRAMGEAYRMRLSSLIGM, from the coding sequence ATGAGCTTCCAGCTGCGCCGCGAGGAAATGCTGGACGTTGCTGATCTGGCAGTGATGCTCGAAGAAAGCCCGGGCCGTGCTGCACAGGCGATTCTGCTGGCAGCAGGTGAAGGCGAAGTCGAAGCGCAAGCGTTGCTGGGGCAGATTTTGCTCGATGGCCGAGGCATCGCCCAGGATCAACCGCTGGCGCTGCGCTGGTTCGGCATCGCCGCCGGGCGTGGGCATCTGATGGCGCGCAACATGCTCGGGCGTTGTCATGAGCATGGCTGGGGTTGTGTGACGGATGCGTCGATGGCGGCGCAGCATTATCGTATCGCCGCAGAGGCCGGGCTGGATTGGGCGATGTACAACCTCGCCAACCTTCTCGCCACCGGTCGCGGCATCGTGCAAAACCAGGCGCAGGCTTTGGACCTGTATCGTCGTGCTGCCGAGTCGGGCCACGCCAAATCGATGAATCTGTTGGGTCGTTATCTGGAAGAAGGTCAGCATTGTCCGCAGGACTTGCGGGCGGCGAGCGAATGGTATCGCTGTGCGGCTGAGTCCGGAGATTTTCGCGGACAATTCAGTCACGCCGCCCTGCTCGCCGAAGCGGGGCAGATAGAAGATGCGCTTGGCTGGCTGGGCAAAGCGCTGACTGCGGGTAACGAAAGTTTCCTGCGGGTTGCCGGTGAGTCGCTGATGAATGCAGGGCATCCCAGGATTCGCGCAATGGGCGAGGCTTATCGTATGCGCTTATCAAGTTTGATTGGCATGTAA
- a CDS encoding alkaline phosphatase D family protein translates to MSDFNLGRRRVMQAVGAGLLLPGLAPAVIASVKDRPQLTDGVQSGDLLGDRAMIWSRSDRPARMVVEWDTRSLFGNPRKFVSPLADARSDFTARVELTGLPADQAIFYRVYFEDAQTGVASEPWFGHLRSVPTAKRDIRFVWSGDTVGQGFGINPDIGGMRIYEAMRLRLPDFFIHSGDTIYADGPVPAQLTTENGRIWRNLTTEAKSKVAQTLDDYRGNYRYNLMDENIRRFNAEVPQIWQWDDHEVVNNWSPGKQLDERYQEKNIHTLVGRARQAWLEYAPMRLQAADGGGRIYRKLSYGPMLDVFVLDMRSYREANDDNLGAAKPFLGREQLDWLKRELKDSKAQWKVIAADMPIGLGVPDGEVKPGVARWEAVANGDPGPAQGRELEIAELLGFLRAQLVRNFVFLTADVHYCAAHHYHPDRAAFQDFEPFWEFVAGPLNAGSFGPNPLDKTFGPQVVFEKAPAAQNTSPFAGFQFFGEVNIEGQSGEMSVVLRDLDGVAVFEQKLQPV, encoded by the coding sequence ATGAGCGATTTCAACCTCGGGCGCCGTCGGGTGATGCAAGCGGTCGGCGCCGGGCTGTTGCTGCCGGGGCTGGCGCCGGCGGTGATTGCTTCGGTCAAGGATCGTCCGCAACTCACCGATGGCGTGCAATCGGGCGACCTGCTCGGCGACCGCGCGATGATCTGGAGCCGCAGCGATCGCCCGGCACGCATGGTGGTCGAGTGGGACACCCGCAGCCTGTTCGGCAATCCGCGCAAATTCGTCTCGCCATTGGCCGACGCCCGCAGCGATTTCACCGCCCGCGTCGAACTGACCGGGCTGCCCGCCGATCAGGCGATTTTCTATCGCGTGTACTTTGAGGATGCTCAGACCGGCGTTGCCAGCGAACCATGGTTCGGCCATCTGCGCAGCGTGCCCACGGCGAAGCGCGATATCCGTTTCGTCTGGAGCGGCGACACCGTCGGCCAGGGTTTCGGCATCAACCCGGACATCGGCGGCATGCGCATCTACGAAGCCATGCGCCTGCGCCTGCCGGACTTCTTCATCCACAGCGGCGACACCATCTATGCCGACGGCCCGGTGCCGGCGCAACTGACCACCGAAAACGGCCGCATCTGGCGCAATCTCACCACTGAAGCCAAGAGCAAAGTCGCGCAGACCCTCGACGACTATCGCGGCAACTACCGCTACAACCTGATGGACGAAAACATCCGCCGCTTCAACGCCGAAGTGCCGCAGATCTGGCAGTGGGACGATCACGAAGTGGTCAACAACTGGTCGCCGGGCAAACAACTCGATGAGCGCTATCAGGAAAAAAATATCCACACCCTGGTCGGGCGCGCGCGGCAGGCGTGGCTGGAATATGCGCCGATGCGCTTGCAGGCGGCCGATGGCGGCGGGCGGATTTATCGCAAGCTGAGCTATGGGCCGATGCTCGATGTATTTGTGCTGGATATGCGCAGTTACCGCGAGGCCAACGACGACAACCTCGGCGCGGCGAAACCGTTCCTTGGGCGTGAGCAGCTGGACTGGCTCAAGCGTGAATTGAAGGATTCGAAGGCGCAGTGGAAAGTCATCGCTGCCGACATGCCCATCGGGCTCGGCGTGCCGGACGGCGAGGTCAAACCGGGTGTTGCGCGCTGGGAGGCCGTGGCCAATGGCGATCCTGGCCCGGCGCAAGGGCGAGAGCTGGAGATCGCCGAACTACTCGGCTTCCTGCGTGCGCAGCTGGTGCGCAATTTCGTGTTTCTGACGGCGGATGTGCATTACTGCGCCGCGCATCACTATCACCCGGATAGGGCGGCGTTTCAGGATTTCGAGCCGTTCTGGGAGTTCGTTGCCGGGCCGTTGAATGCCGGGAGTTTCGGGCCTAATCCGCTGGATAAAACCTTCGGGCCACAAGTGGTCTTCGAGAAAGCCCCCGCCGCGCAGAACACCTCGCCGTTTGCCGGCTTTCAGTTTTTTGGCGAGGTGAACATCGAAGGGCAGAGCGGGGAGATGAGTGTGGTGTTGCGGGATCTGGATGGGGTGGCGGTGTTTGAGCAGAAGTTGCAGCCTGTCTGA
- a CDS encoding PTS fructose-like transporter subunit IIB, translating into MKLAIVTACPNGMVTSVLCARLLDAAAQRQGWSTSVEVVDPAHPERELSAATIAAAEWVLLVTTGPIDMSRFVGKRVFQIAPAQALQDVEAVLRRGAEEAEVYVASEAQPAADTSRSPRIVAITACPTGVAHTFMAAEALQQTAKRLGYELQVETQGSVGAKTPLSAAAIADADVVLLAADIDVATERFAGKKIYRCGTGIALKQSEATLKKALAEGVVESAAGEGTAPAKSEKTGVYKHLLTGVSYMLPMVVAGGLLIALSFVFGITAFKEEGTLAAALMQIGGETAFKLMVPLLAGYIAYSIADRPGLAPGMIGGLLAGTLGAGFIGGIIAGFIAGYAAKAISRYVALPQSLEALKPILIIPLFASLITGLVMIYVVGKPVAGMLAALTQFLDSMGTTNAILLGVLLGAMMCVDLGGPINKAAYAFSVGLLASQSYAPMAATMAAGMVPPIGLGIATFIARRKFAQSEREAGKAAFVLGLCFISEGAIPFAAKDPLRVIPAAIAGGALTGALSMYFGCKLMAPHGGLFVLAIPNAINHALLYLLAIMAGSLVTAVVYALLKRPEVVELAVDPVNA; encoded by the coding sequence ATGAAGTTAGCCATTGTTACGGCTTGCCCGAACGGCATGGTCACCAGTGTGCTGTGCGCACGTTTGCTCGATGCCGCAGCGCAGCGTCAGGGCTGGAGCACCAGCGTCGAAGTGGTCGACCCGGCGCACCCGGAGCGCGAGTTGTCGGCGGCGACCATCGCAGCGGCGGAGTGGGTTTTGCTGGTGACCACCGGCCCGATCGACATGAGTCGTTTTGTCGGCAAGCGGGTGTTCCAGATCGCCCCGGCGCAGGCGCTGCAGGATGTGGAAGCAGTGCTGCGCCGTGGTGCTGAAGAGGCCGAGGTCTACGTTGCCAGCGAAGCACAACCGGCGGCAGACACGTCGCGATCACCGCGCATCGTCGCGATCACCGCGTGCCCGACCGGCGTCGCCCACACCTTCATGGCGGCCGAAGCGTTGCAGCAGACGGCCAAGCGTCTGGGCTACGAATTGCAGGTCGAAACCCAGGGCTCGGTGGGCGCGAAAACCCCGTTGAGCGCAGCGGCGATTGCCGACGCCGACGTGGTCCTGCTGGCGGCGGACATCGATGTCGCCACCGAGCGTTTCGCTGGCAAGAAGATCTATCGCTGCGGCACCGGCATCGCCTTGAAGCAGTCCGAGGCCACGCTGAAAAAGGCCCTGGCCGAAGGCGTTGTTGAAAGCGCGGCAGGCGAGGGCACGGCCCCGGCCAAGTCAGAGAAAACCGGCGTCTACAAACACCTGCTGACCGGTGTCTCGTACATGCTGCCGATGGTCGTGGCGGGTGGTTTGCTGATCGCTTTGTCGTTCGTCTTCGGCATTACCGCGTTCAAGGAAGAGGGCACGCTGGCGGCGGCGCTGATGCAGATCGGCGGCGAGACCGCGTTCAAATTGATGGTGCCGCTGTTGGCCGGCTACATCGCCTACTCGATTGCCGACCGCCCGGGCCTGGCGCCAGGGATGATCGGTGGTTTGCTGGCGGGTACGCTGGGCGCCGGGTTTATCGGCGGGATCATTGCCGGTTTCATTGCCGGTTACGCGGCAAAAGCGATCAGCCGTTATGTCGCGTTGCCGCAAAGTCTGGAGGCGCTGAAACCGATCCTGATCATTCCGTTGTTCGCCAGTCTGATTACCGGTCTGGTGATGATTTACGTGGTTGGCAAACCGGTCGCCGGCATGCTCGCAGCGCTGACGCAGTTCCTCGACAGCATGGGCACCACCAATGCGATCCTGCTCGGCGTGTTGCTCGGCGCAATGATGTGCGTCGACCTCGGCGGGCCGATCAACAAAGCCGCGTATGCGTTTTCGGTGGGGCTGCTGGCCTCGCAGAGTTACGCCCCGATGGCCGCGACCATGGCCGCCGGCATGGTGCCGCCGATCGGTCTGGGCATCGCCACGTTCATTGCCCGGCGCAAGTTCGCCCAGAGCGAGCGCGAGGCGGGTAAAGCGGCCTTCGTGCTCGGCCTGTGCTTTATCTCGGAGGGGGCGATTCCGTTTGCCGCGAAAGACCCGTTGCGGGTGATCCCGGCGGCGATCGCCGGCGGCGCACTGACGGGCGCGCTGTCGATGTACTTCGGCTGCAAGCTGATGGCGCCGCACGGTGGCCTGTTCGTGCTGGCGATCCCGAATGCGATCAATCATGCGCTGTTGTATCTGCTGGCAATTATGGCCGGGAGTCTGGTGACGGCGGTGGTGTATGCGCTGCTCAAGCGGCCTGAGGTGGTTGAGCTGGCGGTCGATCCCGTCAATGCCTGA
- a CDS encoding PepSY domain-containing protein, whose translation MLKKTLFQLHWFFGITAGLVLALMGITGAAYSFQDEILRALNPSVLQVEKQVAGVLPPVELVERIEGASGKKVAMLWVETDSGNAARVYFTPPKGERRGEMRYFDPYTAEFKGDAVGQDFFGLMLQLHRFLAMGDTGRNITGACTLMLLFFCLSGLYLRWPRQWNSWRVWLTLDWKKKGRAFNWDLHSVAGTWCLLVYLLLALTGLSWSYEWYNKGLTRLLSDAPQNERVRGGRGPAPEGPAPTADYAAMWSSIYSAAGPGLSAYNIRMPPVAGQPATVFYLLDSSPHDRALNQITLDPATGLVKRVDRYADKSFKAQLLTSIYALHVGSYFGLVGRIIVTVAAVCMPLFFITGWLLYLDRRRKKKQIKDARKGLEQPAGDASAWLVGFASQSGFAEQLAWQTAGQLQAAGLPVNVQPLANVSEQDLRASSNALFVVSTFGDGEAPDSARGFERKVLSRAATLDSLNYAVLGLGDRQYAHFCGFAKRLHQWLGEHGGKTLFAPVEVDSGDPYALRHWQTQLGQLTGQAPTETWQAPSYANWTLVRRELMNPDSSGAPVYLLGLKAPDTSSWLAGDLVEVLPRNCPWAIEHFLDGLGIRGETTVKINGLSEPLEVALASRQLPEHRAHLVGLHAQSLVDAMVPLAMREYSIASIAADGVLELIVRQEQHADGTLGIGSGWLTEHAPVGGSISLRVRRNSGFHLPNEPVPMILLGNGTGLAGLRSLLKARIADGQQRQWLLFGERNREYDFLCRAELEEWLINGDLARLDLAFSRDQAEKVYVQDRLRESAEELKQWLAEGAVIYVCGSLQGMASGVDQVLTDILGSAEVERLIEQGRYRRDVY comes from the coding sequence GTGTTGAAGAAAACCCTGTTCCAGTTGCACTGGTTTTTTGGCATCACCGCGGGGCTGGTGCTGGCCTTGATGGGCATCACCGGGGCGGCCTATTCGTTTCAGGACGAAATCCTGCGGGCGCTGAATCCGTCCGTCCTGCAAGTGGAAAAACAGGTCGCCGGGGTGCTGCCGCCGGTCGAACTGGTGGAGCGCATCGAAGGCGCGTCCGGCAAGAAAGTCGCCATGCTCTGGGTCGAAACCGACAGTGGCAACGCGGCGCGGGTGTACTTCACGCCGCCCAAAGGCGAGCGCCGCGGCGAGATGCGCTACTTCGACCCCTACACCGCCGAGTTCAAGGGCGATGCCGTCGGCCAGGATTTCTTCGGCCTGATGCTGCAGCTGCACCGTTTCCTGGCGATGGGCGATACCGGGCGCAACATCACCGGCGCCTGCACCTTGATGCTGCTGTTTTTCTGCCTGTCGGGCTTGTATCTGCGCTGGCCGCGGCAGTGGAACAGCTGGCGCGTGTGGCTGACCCTGGACTGGAAGAAAAAGGGTCGGGCGTTCAACTGGGATCTGCACTCGGTGGCCGGCACCTGGTGCCTGCTGGTGTATCTGCTGCTGGCGCTGACCGGGTTGTCGTGGTCCTACGAGTGGTACAACAAAGGCCTGACCCGCCTGCTGTCCGACGCCCCGCAAAATGAGCGCGTGCGCGGCGGTCGTGGTCCGGCCCCCGAAGGCCCGGCGCCGACCGCCGACTACGCGGCGATGTGGAGCAGCATCTACAGCGCCGCCGGCCCGGGCCTGTCCGCCTACAACATTCGCATGCCGCCCGTGGCCGGCCAACCGGCGACGGTGTTCTATCTGCTCGACAGCTCGCCGCATGATCGTGCGCTGAACCAGATCACCCTCGACCCGGCCACCGGTCTGGTCAAACGCGTCGACCGCTACGCCGACAAAAGCTTCAAGGCACAACTGCTGACCAGCATTTACGCGCTGCACGTCGGCAGCTATTTCGGCCTCGTCGGGCGCATCATCGTGACTGTTGCGGCGGTGTGCATGCCGCTGTTCTTTATCACGGGATGGCTGCTGTACCTCGACCGCCGACGCAAGAAAAAGCAGATCAAGGACGCGCGCAAAGGGCTTGAGCAACCGGCCGGCGATGCCTCGGCGTGGCTGGTCGGTTTCGCCAGCCAGAGTGGTTTTGCCGAGCAACTCGCCTGGCAGACCGCCGGCCAATTGCAAGCCGCCGGTTTGCCGGTCAACGTGCAGCCACTGGCCAATGTCAGCGAGCAGGATCTGCGCGCATCGAGCAATGCGCTGTTCGTGGTCAGCACCTTTGGCGACGGCGAAGCCCCGGACAGCGCGCGCGGTTTCGAGCGCAAGGTGCTGAGCCGGGCCGCAACCCTCGACAGCCTGAACTACGCGGTGCTGGGCCTCGGCGACCGCCAGTACGCACACTTCTGCGGCTTCGCCAAACGCCTGCACCAATGGCTGGGCGAGCACGGCGGCAAGACCTTGTTCGCGCCGGTAGAAGTCGACAGCGGCGATCCCTACGCTTTGCGTCACTGGCAAACCCAACTCGGCCAGCTCACCGGACAGGCGCCGACCGAAACCTGGCAGGCGCCGAGCTACGCCAACTGGACGCTGGTGCGGCGCGAACTGATGAACCCCGACAGCAGCGGCGCGCCGGTTTATCTGCTAGGCCTCAAAGCTCCCGATACCAGTAGCTGGCTGGCCGGCGATCTGGTCGAAGTGCTGCCGCGCAATTGCCCATGGGCGATTGAGCATTTCCTCGACGGCCTCGGCATTCGTGGCGAGACCACGGTGAAAATCAACGGCCTCAGCGAGCCGCTGGAAGTGGCACTGGCCTCGCGGCAATTGCCGGAACACCGCGCACATCTGGTCGGCCTGCATGCGCAATCACTGGTCGATGCGATGGTGCCGCTGGCCATGCGCGAATACTCGATCGCCTCGATCGCCGCCGATGGCGTGCTGGAACTGATCGTGCGTCAGGAACAGCACGCCGACGGCACTCTCGGCATCGGTTCCGGCTGGTTGACCGAACACGCACCCGTGGGCGGCAGCATCAGCCTGCGCGTGCGCCGCAACAGCGGTTTCCATTTGCCGAACGAGCCCGTGCCGATGATTCTGCTGGGCAACGGCACCGGCCTCGCCGGCTTGCGCAGTTTGCTCAAGGCACGGATTGCCGACGGCCAGCAACGCCAGTGGCTGCTGTTTGGCGAACGCAATCGCGAGTACGATTTCCTCTGCCGCGCCGAGCTGGAAGAATGGCTGATCAATGGCGATCTGGCGCGACTGGACCTGGCGTTTTCCCGCGATCAGGCCGAGAAGGTTTATGTGCAGGACCGCTTGCGAGAATCGGCGGAGGAGCTGAAGCAATGGCTGGCGGAGGGTGCGGTGATTTACGTCTGTGGAAGCCTTCAGGGGATGGCCTCAGGCGTGGATCAGGTACTCACCGATATCCTCGGCAGCGCCGAAGTCGAACGCCTGATCGAACAGGGCCGCTACCGCCGCGACGTTTACTAA
- the pfkB gene encoding 1-phosphofructokinase, with product MARILTLTLNPALDLTVELPQLEAGQVNRSDEMHTHAAGKGVNVAQVLADLGHQLTVSGFLGEDNLQAFETLFAKRGFVDAFIRVPGETRSNIKVAEQDGRITDINGPGPVVDAAAQQALLDRLLQIAPGHDAVVVAGSLPRGVTAQWLRELIEKLNALGLKVALDSSGEALRAALQAGPWLIKPNTEELAHALGCEVVSPLAEAQAAAQLHAQGIEHVVISHGADGVNWFSVGSALHATPPKVSVASTVGAGDSLLAGMLHGLLSADTPEQTLRTATAIAAMAVTQIGFGINDAAQLAQLEQGVRVRPLTEQ from the coding sequence ATGGCCAGAATTCTTACCCTGACCCTCAACCCGGCGCTCGACCTCACCGTCGAGTTGCCGCAGCTGGAGGCCGGTCAGGTCAATCGCAGCGACGAGATGCACACCCACGCGGCCGGCAAAGGCGTGAACGTCGCGCAGGTGCTCGCCGATCTCGGCCATCAACTGACGGTCAGCGGCTTCCTCGGCGAGGACAACCTGCAAGCGTTCGAAACCCTGTTCGCCAAACGCGGCTTTGTCGACGCGTTCATCCGCGTGCCGGGCGAGACGCGCAGCAACATCAAGGTCGCCGAGCAGGATGGCCGCATCACCGACATCAACGGTCCCGGGCCGGTGGTCGATGCCGCGGCGCAGCAAGCGTTGCTCGACCGTCTGCTGCAGATCGCACCGGGGCATGACGCGGTGGTGGTCGCCGGCAGTTTGCCGCGCGGGGTCACGGCGCAGTGGTTGCGTGAGCTGATCGAAAAACTCAATGCGCTCGGCCTGAAAGTCGCCCTCGACTCCAGCGGCGAAGCGTTGCGTGCGGCATTGCAGGCCGGGCCTTGGCTGATCAAGCCGAACACCGAAGAACTGGCCCATGCGCTCGGTTGTGAAGTGGTTTCCCCACTCGCCGAAGCGCAAGCCGCGGCACAGTTGCATGCGCAAGGTATCGAGCATGTGGTGATTTCCCACGGCGCGGACGGCGTGAACTGGTTCAGCGTCGGCTCGGCGCTGCACGCGACGCCGCCGAAGGTCAGCGTCGCCAGCACGGTCGGTGCCGGTGATTCGTTGCTGGCCGGCATGCTGCACGGTTTGCTCAGCGCCGATACGCCCGAGCAAACCCTGCGCACGGCCACCGCGATTGCCGCGATGGCGGTGACCCAGATCGGTTTCGGCATCAACGACGCCGCGCAACTGGCGCAGCTCGAACAGGGCGTGCGCGTGCGTCCCCTGACAGAACAATAA
- a CDS encoding TonB-dependent receptor, with the protein MARQHAQLPVSSPRLLASAIGVAITAGSAGQMVFAAEKTESKASGNAIALDATAITGEAQDSTSYQVEKASSPKYTAPLVDTPRSVTVIPQQVLKDTGALNMQDALRTVPGITFGAGEGGNPQGDRPFIRGFDAQGDTYLDGVRDTGSQSREIFAVENIEVSKGPNSAIGGRGAAGGSINLVSKKAHLGNSFDGGFTYGSDQTQRYTLDGNYQFSDSAAGRLNLMSHESNVAGRDKVDYDRWGIAPSLAFGLGTDTRVNLDYYHLESNDTPDSGIPYTLSNPRTKSNPDKPYAGGDDSNFYGLDRDFRKGRTDTATFAIEHDLNDSLTLKNTLRHGTSMQDYILTQPDDSKGNVNNGSVWRRANTRVSNTETTTNQTDLFGTFYVAGFKNSFSTGVEYTREQSEKSSYNVNTDTTPRTSAVTTNCNPGLIGAASGYNCTSLSNPNPNDPWNGAISRNYAGTDTQADTYALYVFDTLELSEQWLVNMGLRYDHFDTDYKTYNAAGRTTSKGDDTSEFVTGQFGVVYKPAENGSIYASYATSATPPGNTLGEGQEGNPLGGTPDRSGNLLSSDMEPETTKNYEIGTKWDLLNDRLSLTADIFRTEKENARVQVDTSSYENAGKTRVQGFELSASGKLTDKWQVFAGYAFMDSEQVDGGPLGRANDGNDLPNTPKNSASLWTTYQLTPKLTIGGGAFYVDDVYGSVANTTMVDSYVRYDAMAAYKLTKNVDLQLNVQNLTDETYYDKAFSTHFANQAAGRTALLSTNFHF; encoded by the coding sequence ATGGCACGTCAACACGCACAATTACCGGTCAGTTCACCACGTCTGCTCGCCTCGGCAATCGGCGTGGCAATCACCGCCGGCTCCGCAGGCCAGATGGTGTTCGCCGCCGAAAAGACCGAGAGCAAAGCCTCCGGTAATGCCATCGCCCTGGACGCCACCGCCATCACTGGCGAAGCCCAGGACTCGACGTCCTATCAGGTCGAGAAGGCCTCCTCGCCCAAGTACACCGCGCCGCTGGTCGATACGCCGCGCTCGGTCACCGTCATTCCGCAACAAGTACTGAAAGACACCGGCGCGCTGAACATGCAGGACGCGCTGCGCACCGTGCCGGGTATCACCTTCGGCGCCGGTGAAGGTGGCAACCCGCAGGGCGACCGTCCGTTCATTCGCGGTTTTGACGCACAGGGCGACACCTACCTGGACGGCGTGCGCGACACCGGCTCGCAAAGCCGCGAGATCTTCGCTGTCGAGAACATCGAAGTCAGCAAGGGCCCGAACTCCGCCATCGGCGGTCGTGGCGCGGCGGGCGGCAGCATCAACCTGGTGAGCAAGAAAGCCCATCTGGGTAATTCGTTCGATGGCGGCTTCACCTACGGCTCCGACCAGACCCAGCGCTACACCCTCGACGGCAACTATCAGTTCAGCGACAGCGCCGCTGGCCGTTTGAACCTGATGAGCCACGAGAGCAACGTCGCCGGCCGTGACAAGGTCGATTACGACCGTTGGGGCATCGCGCCGTCGCTGGCGTTTGGCCTGGGCACCGACACCCGCGTCAACCTCGATTACTACCATCTGGAAAGCAACGACACGCCGGATTCGGGCATCCCTTATACCCTGTCGAACCCGCGCACCAAGTCCAACCCGGACAAGCCGTACGCCGGTGGCGATGACAGCAACTTCTACGGTCTGGACCGCGACTTCCGCAAGGGCCGCACCGACACCGCGACCTTCGCCATCGAGCATGACCTGAACGATTCGCTGACGCTCAAGAACACCCTGCGCCACGGAACCAGCATGCAGGACTACATCCTGACCCAGCCGGACGACAGCAAGGGCAACGTCAACAATGGCAGCGTCTGGCGCCGAGCGAATACGCGGGTGAGCAACACCGAAACCACCACCAACCAGACCGACCTGTTTGGCACCTTCTACGTGGCCGGTTTCAAGAACAGCTTCTCCACCGGGGTTGAATACACCCGCGAGCAGAGCGAGAAATCCTCGTACAACGTCAACACCGATACCACGCCGCGCACCAGCGCCGTAACGACCAACTGCAACCCGGGCCTGATCGGCGCGGCCAGCGGTTACAACTGCACCTCGCTGTCGAATCCGAACCCGAACGATCCGTGGAACGGCGCGATCTCGCGCAACTACGCCGGCACGGACACCCAGGCCGACACTTACGCGCTGTACGTGTTCGACACCCTGGAGCTGTCAGAGCAGTGGCTGGTCAACATGGGCCTGCGTTACGACCACTTCGACACCGACTACAAGACCTACAACGCGGCCGGTCGCACCACTTCCAAGGGCGATGACACCAGCGAGTTCGTCACCGGCCAGTTTGGCGTGGTCTACAAACCGGCGGAAAACGGCAGCATCTACGCGTCCTACGCCACCTCCGCCACGCCGCCGGGCAACACCTTGGGCGAAGGTCAGGAAGGCAATCCGCTGGGCGGCACGCCGGATCGCAGCGGCAACCTGCTGAGCAGCGACATGGAGCCGGAAACCACCAAGAACTACGAGATCGGCACCAAGTGGGATCTGCTCAATGATCGCCTGTCGCTGACCGCTGACATCTTCCGTACCGAGAAAGAAAACGCCCGCGTGCAGGTTGATACCAGCTCGTACGAAAACGCCGGCAAGACCCGCGTACAAGGTTTCGAGCTGTCGGCCAGCGGCAAGCTCACCGACAAGTGGCAGGTGTTCGCCGGGTACGCGTTCATGGACAGCGAACAGGTTGACGGCGGTCCGTTGGGCCGCGCCAACGACGGCAATGACTTGCCGAACACACCGAAAAACAGCGCCAGCCTGTGGACCACTTACCAGCTCACGCCGAAGCTGACGATCGGCGGTGGCGCGTTCTATGTCGACGACGTCTACGGCAGTGTCGCCAACACCACGATGGTCGATTCCTATGTACGTTACGACGCGATGGCCGCCTACAAGCTGACCAAGAACGTCGACCTGCAACTCAACGTGCAGAACCTGACCGACGAAACCTATTACGACAAAGCCTTCTCGACCCACTTCGCCAACCAGGCGGCGGGCCGTACGGCGCTGTTGAGCACCAATTTCCACTTCTGA